One segment of Leptospirillum ferrooxidans C2-3 DNA contains the following:
- the tmk gene encoding dTMP kinase — MNPEHSYPGRLIVVEGIDGSGKSTQIELLQNYLRLKGYGVLLNVWNSSPEISPIIRKAKKKQTLTPYAFSLLHAADFSYRYTHEILPALKAGKVVLSDRYIYTAVARDCARGIPKDWLVSNFRFAIRPDLTFFFRVDPAVSYDRITQTREIKYYEAGMDMEFSTNPRESYILFQSKVLAEYEVLAKENGFHLIDGAHSMDETQKSMRKAVNPVLSGIG, encoded by the coding sequence ATGAATCCCGAGCATTCTTATCCAGGACGTCTTATCGTTGTCGAGGGGATTGACGGGTCAGGGAAATCGACCCAGATCGAACTGCTTCAGAACTATCTGAGACTGAAGGGGTATGGGGTTCTTTTGAATGTGTGGAACTCCAGCCCTGAAATATCCCCGATCATACGGAAGGCAAAGAAAAAACAGACATTGACTCCCTACGCTTTCAGTCTCCTCCACGCTGCCGATTTCAGTTATCGGTACACACATGAGATCTTGCCAGCTTTGAAGGCCGGAAAGGTGGTCCTTTCTGATCGTTATATCTATACGGCCGTTGCGCGGGACTGCGCTCGGGGAATTCCCAAGGATTGGCTGGTCTCCAACTTCCGTTTCGCCATTCGGCCTGATCTCACATTCTTCTTCAGGGTCGATCCTGCCGTGTCGTATGACCGCATTACCCAGACACGGGAGATCAAATACTATGAAGCGGGTATGGACATGGAGTTTTCCACGAACCCCAGGGAGTCCTATATTCTTTTTCAGTCGAAGGTTTTAGCGGAGTATGAAGTGCTTGCAAAGGAAAATGGATTTCATCTGATCGACGGAGCCCATTCGATGGACGAAACGCAGAAGAGCATGAGAAAGGCTGTTAACCCTGTTCTGTCCGGGATCGGTTGA
- a CDS encoding alpha/beta fold hydrolase, which translates to MERTDIPTVRDSSASPSSLNIHPTISQATHEITDRIITLSDGRQIGFCEYGDPDGYPLFMFHGVPGSRYQRPSEGVTRSRGIRLFVLERPGFGLSGRKKERTLLSWADDVSAFADCLKIERFGVLGLSAGGPYALSCAFSLPERVSSVFVISGLGQMDIAGATRQMPFHEKWLFELGKRSAKITMRILIEILRGLTAILLHNPQRYLPVLARFFPEGERPFFKKAEDSRMFLKDIGANHQSGGAGIVDDLIILSKPWGFDPECISRTVHFWHGDLDLIAPLFLIENLEKEIPSSEIRLIRGEGHLLIFRYWAEILDEFNRSRTEQG; encoded by the coding sequence ATGGAGAGGACTGACATCCCGACCGTCCGGGACTCCAGCGCCTCCCCATCCTCTTTGAATATTCACCCGACCATATCCCAAGCCACACACGAAATAACCGACCGGATCATCACCCTTTCTGACGGGCGTCAGATTGGATTTTGCGAATATGGCGACCCTGACGGCTACCCGCTTTTCATGTTCCATGGTGTCCCTGGATCACGCTACCAACGTCCATCGGAAGGGGTAACCCGCTCAAGGGGAATAAGGCTTTTTGTCCTCGAACGACCGGGGTTTGGACTTTCCGGGAGAAAAAAGGAAAGAACCCTTCTCAGCTGGGCGGATGACGTCTCAGCCTTTGCGGATTGCTTGAAAATTGAACGGTTTGGAGTTCTCGGCCTGTCTGCCGGAGGACCCTATGCCCTCTCATGTGCATTTTCTCTTCCGGAAAGAGTCTCCAGTGTCTTTGTCATCAGCGGACTTGGCCAGATGGATATTGCCGGAGCAACCAGACAGATGCCATTTCATGAAAAATGGCTCTTCGAACTCGGAAAACGTTCTGCAAAAATCACCATGAGAATCCTGATCGAAATTCTTAGGGGACTGACTGCGATTCTTTTGCATAACCCCCAAAGGTATCTCCCTGTGCTGGCCCGATTTTTCCCTGAGGGGGAACGTCCATTCTTCAAAAAGGCAGAAGACAGCCGGATGTTCCTGAAAGACATCGGCGCAAACCATCAGTCCGGTGGAGCAGGGATTGTCGACGACCTGATCATTTTATCCAAGCCTTGGGGATTCGACCCGGAGTGCATTTCCAGAACAGTCCATTTCTGGCATGGAGATCTGGATCTGATTGCCCCACTGTTTCTGATTGAAAACCTGGAAAAAGAAATCCCGTCCTCAGAAATAAGGCTTATCCGCGGAGAAGGCCATCTTCTGATTTTTCGTTACTGGGCCGAAATACTGGACGAGTTCAACCGATCCCGGACAGAACAGGGTTAA
- the nrdR gene encoding transcriptional regulator NrdR encodes MKCPFCQTPDSKVTDSRTTGDGFGIRRRRFCSGCQRRFTTYEWVQDSLPLVLKKDGRRETFDRQKILKGLHLACQKRPIPNVSIEEVSNSIERALIERGDPEVDSRIIGELIMEKLEVLDRVAYVRFASVYRNFQDPHQFMEELLRLLGQEPQHPT; translated from the coding sequence ATGAAATGTCCTTTCTGCCAGACGCCTGATTCCAAGGTCACCGACTCCAGAACGACAGGAGACGGATTCGGGATCAGAAGAAGAAGATTCTGTTCCGGCTGTCAACGTCGCTTTACAACATACGAATGGGTTCAGGACTCTCTTCCCCTCGTTCTCAAGAAAGATGGCAGGCGGGAAACATTTGACCGGCAAAAGATCCTGAAGGGTTTGCATTTGGCCTGTCAGAAAAGACCCATTCCCAATGTATCCATCGAAGAGGTCTCAAACAGTATTGAACGCGCATTGATCGAACGGGGAGATCCTGAGGTAGACTCACGGATCATAGGAGAGTTGATCATGGAGAAACTGGAGGTCCTCGATCGGGTCGCCTATGTTCGATTCGCCTCTGTCTACCGAAACTTCCAGGACCCACATCAATTCATGGAAGAGCTTCTTCGACTTCTGGGCCAGGAGCCACAGCATCCAACCTGA
- the priA gene encoding replication restart helicase PriA: MKKIQVIPFAPVPQERLTYLLPDEHSGILPGTRLLVPLGYRRVPGIYVSDFSDADLPGIKLKPILDVLDPFPVFPPILFSIAEFASWYYRLPLGLLIKSGLPPSLTKPLPIPPRTLQKIQKDLSGKTSQSPIQPLLPFTTDQESAFQLFKNLSEQNPFSVQLLEGVTGSGKTRVYQEMILWALQQKKRVLVLTPEIGLTPPLLDSIRNVSPNTLSIHSKQPNGERLRDWIRILNHKIDVVVGPRSAFFAPLSDLGLIIVDEEHDPSYQSREGLSYSVRSLAIKRAQILGCPVILGSATPLLETWYQVKKKRYHKLSLPNRIGQLPLPSISVMAPGPRGALLPTEVITAIKNTVDRGEKVILLLNRRGFVPALVCLECREMATCSHCSVHLVLHKKPKRVLICHCCQSQYAVHSRCPSCGGNVLAEEGLATQKLEEIIQSFFPGVSISRIDGDSPVSSGEGTSSITGDILIGTQMIAKGHDFREVTLGIILETDRMLALPDYRSEERAFELIIQLAGRVGRHLPGGRVILMTQNPNDQIFKEILSYDTEHFFERTNNERLELSYPPHRKIALVSLWSRSETLILEATGKARFEKTSSNGVVIQGPAAAPVSKAKGEFHYQFLIRATSIEGIHQAIDRAVVLFGGIKGLTIHWSIDPPDLF, from the coding sequence TTGAAAAAAATTCAGGTCATCCCTTTCGCACCGGTTCCCCAGGAAAGACTGACCTATCTTCTTCCTGATGAACATTCCGGAATTCTTCCCGGAACCAGACTTTTGGTGCCGCTTGGATACCGCCGGGTCCCCGGAATCTATGTCTCCGATTTTTCCGATGCGGATTTACCCGGAATCAAGCTCAAACCGATACTGGATGTTCTTGACCCATTTCCCGTCTTTCCTCCGATCCTCTTTTCCATAGCAGAGTTTGCATCGTGGTATTATCGGCTTCCCTTGGGTCTTTTGATCAAGAGCGGTCTTCCACCGTCACTGACAAAACCCCTTCCGATTCCGCCAAGGACACTTCAGAAAATCCAGAAAGATCTTTCGGGGAAAACCAGCCAATCTCCGATCCAACCGCTTCTGCCGTTCACCACTGACCAGGAATCCGCCTTTCAGCTCTTCAAAAACCTCTCGGAGCAAAACCCCTTTTCGGTTCAGCTTCTGGAGGGAGTCACCGGATCAGGAAAAACCAGGGTTTACCAGGAAATGATTCTTTGGGCGCTGCAACAAAAAAAACGGGTTCTTGTCCTGACCCCGGAAATTGGCCTGACTCCTCCGCTTCTGGATTCCATCAGGAACGTCTCTCCAAACACCCTGAGTATCCACAGCAAACAGCCCAATGGAGAACGTCTTCGTGACTGGATCAGAATTCTGAACCATAAAATTGATGTCGTGGTCGGGCCAAGATCCGCTTTTTTTGCTCCCTTGTCGGATCTCGGGCTCATTATTGTCGACGAGGAACATGACCCTTCCTACCAATCCAGGGAGGGACTCTCTTACAGCGTGAGAAGTCTTGCCATCAAGCGTGCTCAGATATTGGGTTGCCCGGTCATTCTGGGGTCGGCAACACCCCTCCTTGAAACATGGTATCAGGTCAAAAAGAAACGCTACCACAAACTTTCTCTTCCCAACCGCATTGGACAGCTTCCGCTTCCATCCATATCCGTCATGGCTCCCGGACCCAGAGGAGCCCTCCTGCCTACGGAAGTGATAACGGCCATCAAAAACACGGTCGACCGGGGAGAAAAAGTGATTCTTTTATTGAACCGGAGAGGCTTTGTCCCTGCCCTTGTCTGCCTTGAATGCAGGGAAATGGCAACTTGCAGCCATTGCTCAGTCCATCTGGTTCTCCATAAAAAACCCAAAAGAGTTCTGATTTGCCATTGTTGTCAGAGTCAATATGCTGTCCATTCCCGATGTCCATCCTGCGGAGGCAACGTGTTGGCCGAAGAGGGATTGGCCACACAAAAACTCGAAGAGATCATCCAGAGTTTTTTCCCCGGGGTTTCCATTTCTCGAATTGATGGCGATTCCCCCGTTTCTTCAGGCGAAGGAACCAGTTCCATCACCGGAGATATCCTGATCGGAACACAGATGATTGCCAAGGGACATGATTTCAGGGAGGTGACTCTGGGCATCATTCTCGAAACGGACAGGATGCTCGCCCTTCCGGACTACCGTTCAGAAGAAAGAGCCTTTGAACTGATTATCCAACTGGCCGGGAGAGTGGGACGTCATCTTCCCGGGGGCAGAGTCATATTGATGACCCAAAACCCGAATGATCAAATTTTTAAAGAAATTCTCTCTTATGATACAGAACACTTCTTTGAACGGACGAACAATGAAAGACTTGAGCTTTCCTATCCACCCCACAGGAAAATTGCCCTTGTTTCCTTATGGAGCCGGTCAGAAACACTGATTCTCGAGGCCACCGGAAAGGCTCGATTTGAAAAGACTTCGTCAAACGGGGTCGTTATCCAGGGGCCCGCGGCCGCTCCTGTTTCCAAGGCAAAAGGAGAGTTCCATTACCAGTTTCTTATCCGCGCGACCAGCATTGAAGGAATTCATCAGGCCATCGACCGGGCCGTTGTTCTTTTTGGAGGGATCAAGGGGTTGACGATCCACTGGTCGATCGATCCTCCTGACCTGTTTTAG
- a CDS encoding serine hydroxymethyltransferase — translation MFWLNQTDPEVHEAIAQELKREQEKLVLIASENYVSRSILEAVGSVMTNKYAEGYPGRRYYAGCEAVDQVETLAIERARLLFGAEHVNVQPHSGSQANMAVYLSSIRPGDTILGMDLSHGGHLTHGSPVSFSGHYYNAVFYGVHRDTGLIDEQQVEALAKQHRPAIIIAGASAYPRIIDFAFFRRVANEVGAILLVDMAHFSGLVATGHHPSPFPHADFVTTSTHKTLRGPRGGMAFSKSNWAKALDKAVFPMMQGGPLMHVIAGKAVMLKEALSPDFKQYSENTLKNAKLLASELSEAGYRISTGGTDNHLMLLDLRNKNLTGKEAESYLAQAGIICNKNGVPYDDKPPTVTSGIRLGTPAITTRGLGEKEVVKIASMIHRILDSKGQGSVIDSVKSELVSLLKDFPIYAGL, via the coding sequence ATGTTCTGGCTTAACCAGACAGACCCGGAAGTTCATGAAGCCATCGCCCAGGAACTGAAACGCGAACAGGAAAAACTGGTTTTGATCGCATCCGAAAACTATGTCAGCCGGTCGATTCTTGAAGCGGTGGGTTCCGTCATGACCAACAAATATGCGGAGGGCTACCCGGGCCGACGTTACTATGCCGGCTGCGAAGCGGTCGATCAAGTGGAAACTCTTGCCATAGAAAGGGCACGCCTTCTTTTCGGTGCCGAACACGTCAATGTCCAGCCCCACTCCGGAAGTCAGGCCAACATGGCAGTCTACCTGTCATCCATTCGCCCCGGAGACACAATCCTTGGGATGGACCTCTCCCATGGTGGTCACCTGACTCACGGAAGCCCCGTTTCTTTCTCTGGCCATTACTACAATGCCGTTTTTTACGGTGTTCACCGTGATACCGGCCTTATTGACGAACAACAGGTTGAGGCCCTTGCGAAACAGCACCGCCCAGCAATCATCATTGCAGGAGCAAGCGCCTATCCAAGAATTATCGACTTTGCCTTCTTCCGCAGGGTCGCAAACGAGGTTGGCGCGATTTTGTTGGTCGACATGGCCCACTTTTCCGGACTTGTCGCCACAGGACATCATCCTTCCCCCTTCCCTCATGCGGACTTCGTCACCACATCAACACATAAGACGCTCAGGGGACCAAGAGGAGGGATGGCTTTTTCAAAATCGAACTGGGCCAAGGCCCTCGACAAGGCGGTTTTTCCAATGATGCAGGGCGGTCCACTGATGCATGTCATTGCCGGAAAAGCGGTCATGCTCAAGGAAGCTCTCTCCCCGGACTTCAAGCAGTATTCGGAAAACACTCTCAAAAACGCCAAGCTCCTCGCCTCCGAGCTCTCCGAAGCGGGATACAGGATCTCAACAGGAGGAACGGATAATCATCTGATGCTCCTCGACCTCAGAAATAAAAACCTGACAGGAAAAGAAGCAGAATCCTACCTTGCTCAAGCCGGTATCATCTGCAACAAAAATGGAGTCCCCTATGATGACAAGCCACCAACCGTCACCAGCGGAATCCGTCTTGGAACTCCGGCGATCACAACCCGCGGACTTGGAGAGAAGGAAGTTGTCAAAATTGCCTCCATGATTCATAGGATTCTTGACAGCAAGGGCCAGGGCAGCGTCATCGATTCCGTGAAATCCGAGCTTGTCTCTCTTCTAAAGGACTTTCCAATCTATGCGGGTCTTTAG
- a CDS encoding protease codes for MVPSKIGKDRKNSGHRFDESWPFLLSFLFYASAFELFPKMAPDHTPSFYLFIGVFVCFLFLLSALIHESGHRIASRLTGFPYEGELFSVWGGRPRTVEVLLASDPRIMVVRMSGPLANLIVGAALYFWMSGGDGDPVKWELILFFAKSNLFIAFINMIPVLPFDMGALVLSRFGMKKKAEYSGEEKDFPRGVIFGWLLTVSGILMTGRGRFIAGFALVVLGILLIRSCLSWRERLGLASCLERYGIDWAVTIASKPLKAEETLDQALEAFRSQGKTTLPVVDDMGVLIGKMEWKNLRKKPVESWHLYPVAEMMIPLSWSESLSIDPPDVSQRIFDLLYCHRDFVWVVSSGKLLGELVPEKLVDRYRMERSFSEDLSSFHDRVAKTGQEDRSTSGSSTP; via the coding sequence ATGGTTCCGTCAAAAATCGGGAAGGACAGGAAAAATTCCGGACACCGGTTCGATGAATCCTGGCCTTTTTTGCTGTCGTTTTTATTTTATGCGTCCGCATTTGAACTTTTCCCAAAGATGGCTCCGGATCACACTCCCTCTTTCTATTTGTTTATTGGTGTATTTGTCTGCTTCCTGTTCCTTCTATCAGCATTGATCCATGAATCGGGTCATCGAATCGCATCACGGCTGACAGGGTTTCCCTATGAAGGTGAGCTGTTTTCTGTGTGGGGGGGGCGCCCAAGAACCGTTGAAGTCCTTCTGGCAAGTGATCCGAGGATCATGGTGGTTCGGATGTCTGGGCCTTTGGCGAACCTTATTGTAGGAGCAGCACTGTATTTCTGGATGTCTGGAGGTGACGGAGATCCTGTGAAATGGGAGCTGATTCTTTTTTTTGCAAAATCCAACCTCTTCATTGCTTTTATCAATATGATTCCAGTTTTGCCATTTGATATGGGCGCGCTGGTCTTGTCACGGTTCGGAATGAAAAAAAAGGCAGAGTATTCCGGAGAAGAGAAGGATTTTCCTCGTGGGGTGATCTTTGGATGGCTTCTGACCGTTTCGGGGATTCTCATGACCGGTCGTGGGCGTTTTATCGCTGGATTTGCTTTGGTCGTCCTTGGAATCTTGCTGATCAGAAGCTGTCTTTCCTGGAGGGAAAGGCTTGGACTGGCCTCCTGCCTCGAACGTTACGGTATCGACTGGGCTGTCACTATAGCTTCAAAGCCCCTGAAGGCAGAAGAGACGCTAGATCAGGCATTGGAAGCTTTTCGCTCTCAGGGGAAGACAACCTTGCCGGTCGTGGATGACATGGGAGTTCTGATTGGGAAAATGGAGTGGAAAAATCTCAGAAAAAAGCCCGTTGAGTCCTGGCATCTTTACCCGGTGGCAGAAATGATGATACCCCTTTCCTGGTCAGAGTCTCTCTCCATCGATCCCCCCGATGTCTCACAACGCATATTCGATCTTCTTTACTGTCATAGGGATTTTGTATGGGTCGTTTCGTCGGGTAAGCTGCTTGGCGAACTCGTTCCTGAAAAACTGGTTGATCGATACCGGATGGAGAGATCTTTTTCAGAAGATTTATCGAGCTTTCATGACAGGGTTGCTAAAACAGGTCAGGAGGATCGATCGACCAGTGGATCGTCAACCCCTTGA
- a CDS encoding Ppx/GppA family phosphatase, which yields MSRSIRKAAIIDIGSNSMRLEIFAIRGNDWWLIERHKSPARISQGMYDDQIIKGEAISRAREALCLFAGQIAFHHIKKVRCTATSAIRDAANQREVLEILSKGIPFPIEVLSGEDEAFYSYFGVRTSINIRDGLVFDVGGGSTELIRIQDGEHIATTTLPLGAVRLSESFFRKPGMPSESEWKRLERHIDKMLKEGDILSKGTPKLLIGVGGTVRQLARIAQKKEHYPLIPQVHEYTLAKNQINKILLEIRKSSIENRISSLGVSKDRADILPAGILIISRILEGAKSPLLTVSQHGLRHGLFMEAYLESTKPPAQDIAKDTISRLVNRFGSYEDSRSFRRILLRLYETIHPETMIDKETKKLLRSLGSLAQTSLSYRPTGDSESANFLLKEECPGFSPQERILLFLALTQYRTHSDITIRKNNRSLFLSLSQKDQGKVIFFSRLAKLAREILLFTSGEMPFLSYAEPHLTIRDNRSDEEGGVERLVSTKEMEFEKGRPVIVIWMRVENYDGQSGSRLKNIEPIRKLEEELDNGED from the coding sequence ATGTCCAGGTCCATTCGCAAAGCTGCCATCATCGATATCGGCTCGAACTCCATGCGCCTTGAAATCTTCGCGATCAGGGGCAACGACTGGTGGCTGATCGAGCGTCACAAGTCCCCGGCCCGAATTTCCCAAGGCATGTATGACGACCAGATCATCAAGGGAGAAGCCATCTCCAGGGCAAGGGAAGCCCTTTGCCTGTTTGCCGGACAAATCGCCTTTCACCACATCAAAAAAGTCCGCTGCACCGCAACGAGCGCCATCCGTGACGCGGCAAACCAGAGAGAGGTTCTGGAAATCCTCTCGAAGGGAATCCCTTTTCCGATCGAAGTTCTCTCCGGTGAAGATGAAGCGTTCTACAGCTATTTTGGAGTCCGGACAAGTATCAATATCCGTGACGGCCTTGTTTTCGATGTGGGAGGCGGAAGCACAGAACTGATCAGGATCCAGGATGGTGAGCACATCGCCACCACCACCCTTCCACTGGGAGCGGTCAGACTATCGGAGTCTTTTTTCAGAAAGCCGGGTATGCCCTCAGAGTCGGAGTGGAAAAGACTTGAGCGCCATATCGACAAAATGTTGAAGGAAGGGGATATCCTCTCGAAGGGCACCCCCAAACTCCTGATCGGAGTGGGTGGCACCGTCCGCCAGCTTGCACGGATCGCCCAGAAGAAGGAACACTATCCTCTCATTCCTCAGGTTCATGAATATACACTGGCCAAAAACCAGATCAACAAGATTCTTCTGGAAATCCGGAAGTCTTCCATTGAAAACAGGATTTCCTCTCTCGGAGTCTCAAAGGACAGGGCAGACATCCTTCCTGCAGGAATCCTGATCATTTCCCGAATTCTGGAAGGGGCTAAGTCCCCTCTTTTGACCGTCTCCCAGCATGGTCTAAGACACGGGCTCTTCATGGAAGCCTATCTGGAATCCACAAAGCCCCCCGCACAGGATATCGCGAAAGATACGATCTCAAGACTGGTGAACCGTTTTGGATCCTACGAAGACTCAAGATCCTTCAGACGCATTCTCCTGAGACTGTACGAAACCATCCATCCCGAAACAATGATCGACAAGGAAACCAAAAAACTTCTGCGCTCCCTTGGATCTCTCGCACAAACATCCCTTTCCTATAGGCCGACAGGAGACTCGGAGTCCGCCAATTTCCTGCTGAAAGAAGAGTGTCCGGGATTTTCCCCACAGGAGAGAATTTTACTTTTTCTCGCCCTGACACAATATCGGACCCACTCAGACATCACGATCCGGAAAAACAACCGCTCCCTCTTTCTCTCTCTTTCCCAAAAGGACCAGGGAAAGGTCATATTCTTTTCACGCCTTGCGAAGCTCGCGAGAGAGATCCTTTTGTTCACCTCGGGAGAGATGCCTTTTCTCTCTTACGCAGAACCTCATCTGACCATACGGGACAATAGAAGCGATGAGGAGGGAGGGGTTGAAAGACTCGTCTCCACAAAGGAAATGGAGTTTGAAAAAGGGAGACCCGTGATTGTCATCTGGATGAGGGTTGAAAACTACGATGGACAAAGCGGATCAAGACTCAAAAACATTGAACCGATCCGGAAGCTTGAAGAAGAGCTCGACAATGGAGAGGACTGA
- the rpiB gene encoding ribose 5-phosphate isomerase B: MPPIAIGSDHAGFELKNSVIMALSQAGIPVTNCGTDGPASVDYPDYAEKVATIVTANPGTIGILICGTGIGMSIAANKHHGVRAALLYNKETAALAHRHNNANIICLGARELSPEEAIDFVNIFLASKFENGRHQQRIDKISALDH; this comes from the coding sequence ATGCCTCCGATCGCGATCGGTTCAGACCACGCTGGCTTTGAGCTCAAAAACAGCGTGATCATGGCTCTTTCCCAAGCAGGAATCCCAGTTACAAACTGCGGAACAGATGGACCGGCTTCCGTCGACTACCCTGACTACGCCGAAAAAGTCGCGACAATTGTGACAGCCAACCCGGGAACAATTGGAATTTTGATCTGCGGCACGGGAATCGGAATGTCCATTGCCGCCAACAAGCACCACGGAGTCAGGGCAGCCCTTCTCTATAACAAGGAAACGGCCGCCCTTGCCCACCGCCATAACAATGCAAATATCATTTGCCTTGGCGCCAGGGAGCTCTCTCCGGAAGAAGCCATCGACTTTGTCAATATTTTTCTGGCGTCGAAATTTGAAAATGGACGCCACCAGCAAAGGATTGATAAAATCTCTGCTCTGGATCACTGA
- the tmk gene encoding dTMP kinase: MEKTSQYPGTLIAIEGTDGSGKSTQAELLKLYFESKGQGVVISSCNTAELIRGAIKKLKERNTLDPVTFCFLYAADFVDRFEHVIIPALSAGKVVIAEQYVYTVFARAIIRGIDRDWITGMFDFALTPARTFYLDVRFEDLLARIQWKSRDERYFDYYEAGMDLNLAGRKKDSFVLYQQRLLEIYKQISSEYQFTVIDAMKPIQKQQMELRLETASILKNRLRRKGSR; the protein is encoded by the coding sequence TTGGAAAAAACGTCTCAATATCCGGGAACATTGATTGCCATTGAAGGAACCGACGGATCGGGAAAATCAACCCAGGCCGAATTGCTGAAACTTTATTTTGAATCCAAGGGGCAGGGGGTTGTCATCTCTTCATGCAACACAGCGGAACTGATCCGCGGAGCGATCAAGAAGCTAAAGGAGAGAAACACGCTTGATCCCGTCACATTCTGCTTCCTTTATGCGGCAGATTTTGTGGACCGGTTCGAGCATGTGATCATCCCTGCCCTTTCAGCCGGAAAAGTCGTCATTGCAGAACAATATGTATATACCGTCTTTGCCCGGGCAATCATCAGGGGCATCGACAGGGATTGGATCACAGGCATGTTTGATTTTGCCCTGACGCCTGCCAGAACCTTTTACCTCGATGTCCGTTTCGAGGACCTTCTGGCACGAATTCAGTGGAAATCAAGAGATGAGAGATATTTTGACTATTATGAAGCAGGTATGGACCTGAACCTTGCCGGCCGAAAAAAGGATTCGTTTGTCCTCTATCAGCAGAGGCTTCTGGAAATCTACAAGCAGATCTCTTCTGAATATCAGTTTACGGTCATCGATGCGATGAAGCCGATCCAGAAACAGCAAATGGAGCTTCGGCTGGAGACAGCCTCCATTTTGAAAAATCGTTTACGAAGAAAGGGATCCCGATGA
- a CDS encoding geranylgeranyl reductase family protein — protein sequence MSCREFDAVVVGLGPAGSTAARLLGEKGFSVLGIDRSHFPRWKPCGGGLSARATALLPSGWEKVPHVVTTGVQVTMGDKDSQSVETGVPIAYQFHRDQLDHFLYEKAKVESVVLETGILLEDLVYEEGIGFTLLINGQNVKTKRLFAADGVTSQVKRLLFGSPRESQKIPGGRSKKRGVNAGWPSSELLGKAEEPVNDRFVMIDIGSVPGGYAWSFPKDGARKALGVAGLITPLGSPVRTLREFLKSFRGEKEDPSDGEVSTWIIPAWQSAKEHGEIAGLFLVGDAGGLVDPFLGEGIYYAILSATKACESIFVNGHPEKASAAYSEWVKQEIFRDFAQASRLSAVIYRFPAIYYRLVSRYPQLLTLFSQIMTGLHDYRSFSRAAGVKLLRLPFKKFIPTLRTGRRFF from the coding sequence GTGAGTTGTCGGGAATTTGATGCGGTCGTAGTCGGTCTCGGGCCTGCAGGCTCGACAGCGGCGCGTCTCCTCGGAGAAAAGGGATTCAGTGTGCTGGGGATTGACCGCTCCCACTTTCCCCGCTGGAAACCTTGCGGCGGGGGGCTATCGGCAAGAGCCACCGCTTTGCTTCCGTCGGGTTGGGAAAAGGTCCCTCATGTTGTGACGACTGGGGTCCAGGTCACCATGGGGGACAAAGACTCTCAAAGTGTCGAGACAGGTGTCCCTATCGCTTATCAATTCCATAGGGATCAGCTCGATCACTTCCTGTATGAAAAGGCCAAAGTGGAATCGGTTGTCCTGGAGACCGGAATTTTACTGGAAGATCTGGTTTATGAAGAAGGCATCGGATTTACGCTATTGATCAATGGTCAGAATGTAAAGACAAAACGTCTGTTCGCTGCTGATGGTGTGACGAGTCAGGTGAAACGTCTTCTTTTTGGTTCCCCGAGAGAATCGCAAAAAATACCGGGTGGAAGGAGTAAAAAGAGGGGAGTCAATGCAGGGTGGCCCTCATCCGAACTTCTTGGAAAAGCTGAGGAACCAGTGAATGACAGGTTCGTGATGATCGATATCGGGTCTGTCCCGGGGGGGTATGCCTGGTCTTTTCCCAAGGACGGCGCCCGAAAAGCTCTCGGTGTGGCTGGATTGATTACCCCATTGGGATCACCGGTCAGAACATTGAGAGAATTTTTGAAATCCTTTCGCGGTGAGAAAGAAGACCCATCCGATGGGGAGGTTTCGACCTGGATTATTCCTGCCTGGCAATCGGCAAAGGAACATGGGGAGATCGCTGGACTTTTCCTTGTTGGAGACGCAGGCGGACTAGTGGATCCTTTCCTTGGAGAAGGGATCTACTACGCAATCCTATCTGCTACAAAAGCCTGTGAATCCATTTTTGTCAATGGTCATCCGGAAAAGGCAAGCGCAGCCTATTCCGAATGGGTCAAACAGGAGATATTCAGGGACTTTGCACAGGCATCAAGGCTCTCTGCAGTCATTTACCGATTTCCTGCAATCTATTACCGGCTTGTTTCCAGGTATCCCCAGCTATTGACCCTGTTTTCCCAAATCATGACCGGACTTCATGATTACCGATCATTCTCTCGGGCTGCGGGAGTAAAGCTTCTGAGACTTCCATTCAAAAAATTCATTCCTACACTCCGCACGGGAAGACGTTTCTTTTAA